The following DNA comes from Thermodesulfobacteriota bacterium.
CGGCGGTTGCCCTTGACGGATTTTATGGGCATTGGTAATTATCGGACTCTCCTTGGCATGTCGGTAAATTTTCTTAAGCTCAAATGTTTCAACTTTTTTTGATTGGATAATATCGGAAAAGATATTGCCCGGTCCCACCGAAGGAAGCTGAAATGCATCCCCTACCAGTATCAGCATCGATTGCATATGAATCGCCTGCAGCAGGTGAAACATCAAAAAAGTATCTATCATGGAGGCTTCATCTATGACTAAAGCATCTGCATCAACCGGATTGTCCCGATTCTTTTCAAAAAAACCATTGGCTGGATTGTACCCCAGGAGCTTATGAATGGTTTCAGCTTTTCTACCGGTCACCTCAGAAATACGTCTGGCAGCTCTGCCGGTGGGAGCGGCCAGGCACATACTTTTCCCCAGAGCATCAAAAAGAGCTGAAATAGATTTAATCAGGGTTGTTTTTCCGGTTCCTGGACCACCGGTTATGACAGCCATACGATGGGAAAGAATTCCTTCAAGTGCGGCAAGCTGTTCGGAAGAAAGTTTGATGGCCAGCTTTTTTAAAACTTCCCGGGTAATTTCAGCTGAATCAAGACCGGAAAACGGGGTGGGAATGGATAAAAGCGCATGAATCTTGTCGGCGATGCCGGTTTCTGCCTGATGAAGCGGTTTTAGAAAAACAGCCTCGGTGCCGGTGTCATTATTAAGCTTTTCAATGACTACCTCTCCCGACAGGGCTAAATTTTTTAGTGATTCTACGGTTACATCAGGGCGTATGTTAAAATGATTTTCGCAGTTTGAAATGAGTTGATCTTTATATACAAATGTATTTCCCTCAGCTAAAAACTGTTGCAATAAATGCATCACAGCGCCCCTTGCCCTTTTTGTCTCGTCAATGGGCATCCCGCTATTTTGCATAATCGCGTCGGCCATAAAAAAACCGGTTTGGGGAAAGTCGTTAACCAGCCGGAAAGGATCGCCACAGATGATATCCATCGCCTCCTGGCCGTATAATTTGTATATCTTGGCACCGAAAGATGTTTTTATTCCGTTTTCCTGGAGAAAGTGAATGAGCCTTCGTATTAAATGGTGTTCTTTCCAGGCGACTGATATTTTATTTGCCGCCGCTTTCCCTACCCCTTTCACCTCAACCAGTCTTTCAGGGTTGTTTTCAATCACTTCAAGTGTTTTACCCGCAAAATGGTTGAC
Coding sequences within:
- a CDS encoding ATP-dependent RecD-like DNA helicase, whose amino-acid sequence is MNRSLPKTTVKGCLEKITYHNKENHYTIAKLKISDIQSPVTVLGYMPDPNLGETLKIAGTWETHPRYGQQLKIDSFEVVLPATTEGIKKYLTSGFIKGIGARTASRLVNHFAGKTLEVIENNPERLVEVKGVGKAAANKISVAWKEHHLIRRLIHFLQENGIKTSFGAKIYKLYGQEAMDIICGDPFRLVNDFPQTGFFMADAIMQNSGMPIDETKRARGAVMHLLQQFLAEGNTFVYKDQLISNCENHFNIRPDVTVESLKNLALSGEVVIEKLNNDTGTEAVFLKPLHQAETGIADKIHALLSIPTPFSGLDSAEITREVLKKLAIKLSSEQLAALEGILSHRMAVITGGPGTGKTTLIKSISALFDALGKSMCLAAPTGRAARRISEVTGRKAETIHKLLGYNPANGFFEKNRDNPVDADALVIDEASMIDTFLMFHLLQAIHMQSMLILVGDAFQLPSVGPGNIFSDIIQSKKVETFELKKIYRHAKESPIITNAHKIRQGQPPDLEKAGDPEELSEFYFIEQNNPGVVATTIAELCERKIPQCFGFDPLDEIQVLTPMHKGLAGTLNLNHVLQQRLNPNKMMIETMGHTFKLGDKIMHLKNNYQKEVFNGDIGTICDIDKKAQMLSVNFYGRVVDYEFSEMDEISLAYAISVHKSQGSEYPAVIVPILMQHFVLLQRNLLYTALTRGRKLVVIIGSRKAILTALKNDSPQKRLSMLADRLMAS